CAGACGCATTTGTCGCCACCAACCCGTGTCTGATATGATCGAAACAGAATATAAGCCCGGCCCAGATGTGCCCGATGAGGACTATGACGGCTTACTTGACTGGGCAAGGCAGACCTCGACAACGATTTATCATCCAACTGGCACCTGCAAAATGGGCCAAGACCCGATGGCAGTCGTGGATGAAACTTTACGGGTGCATGGGCTAGACCGTCTGCGCGTTGTTGATTGCTCAATCATGCCGCAGATCGTGTCAGGAAACACCAATGGACCAGCCATAATGATTGGGGAAAAAGCAGCTGATATGATTATACAAGACCAAAAAACAACCACCACCGGAGGCCACTACTCATGATTGCTGAAGCCGGTGATATTTTCTCAATCATTGTCGCAGACATAGTTTTGTCCGGCGACAACGCCCTGATTATTGGCATGGCAGCCGCCTCTTTACCGCCAGAAATGCGTAAAAAGGCGATATTTTATGGCATGGTGGTCGCGGCCTTGCTGCGCATTGTCTTTGCCGTTATCGCGACCAAGCTTCTTGGCATACCGGGCTTGCTCTTCGTCGGAGCCTTACTCCTGTTCTGGGTCTGTTGGCGGCTTTTTGGCGAAATTCGCGAAGCCAACCGACAATCCGATGGCGAAAGCAGTGCAGTCGAAGCAGGAGAAACCGCCGAACTGGATTCTACGGGATCGCCGCGCAAAACCATGCGGCGCGCGATGATCTATATCATGGTGGCTGATGTTTCAATGTCGATTGACAACGTGCTTGCAGTGGCCGCTATTGCTGATGGTAATACCAATATGCTGATCTTTGGCCTTGCCTTGGCCATTGCTCTTATGGCCTTTGCTGCCACTTTAATCATGAAGCTACTGGCAAGGTTCCCGATCATTTCTTGGCTCGGGCTTGCTGTTTTAGTATATGTTGCGGCGGAAATGTTCCACCGCGGCCTCACCGATCCTGAAATTGGAGTTCTCGCGTTTATACAAGCCGTAGCGCCAGGATAACCAATATCGAGATTCAAGCTTCCGCAATGCCTTCGGCAGAAGCATGAAAAGAACAAAGAAGGCATAACTTATGGGAGGAAACTATAATGTTTGACCTAAAAAAACTGAAAACCAGCGCAACTGCGCTAGGTGTCGCCGCCGCGATGATGGCGTCTACCGCAACGGCTGAAACCGTAATTCGTATTCAGTCAGTTCTGAGCAATTCATCAGATGAAGTTAAAATGCTGGGGAGCTTTGCGGACGATGTTGCGGCCTTGACAGGCGGCTCTTTGAAAATTGAAATTCTGCCCGCAGGTGCTGTTGTTGGCCCACGCGATATCATGGACGCGGTTGACGCCGGCCTTGTAGAAGGCGGTTTCGCTTGGACACACTATTGGGGTGGTAAGCACCCAGCTGCCAACCTCTTTGGCGCACCGATTGCGGGCGCTGGCGTTGGTATGGATGCTCTCGCATTCCTATCATGGTTCCAATACGGCGGTGGTAAAGAGCTTTACGACCAGCTTTGGGACGAAATGGGCGTTAATGTAAAAGGCTTTATGCTGCAGCCCGTTGGACCAGAAGCATTGGGTTGGTTCCCAGAGCCAATTAACTCTATGGATGACTTCCGGAAACTGCGCTTCCGCGCCCCTCCAGGCATGGTTGGTGCAGCGTATAACGAAATCGGTGTTGCGGCTGTTGCCATGGGCGGCGGGGATATCCTTCCTGCGCTTGAAAAAGGCACAATCGACGCGGCTGAGTGGTGCTGCCCGAAGCCAGACTCAGTTTTTGGCTTCCAAAAAGTTCTTAAGCACTACTACCTGCAAGGTTTGCACCAGGTTGTTGTAAACGCTGACCTTTACATCAACGGTGATGTATACGACGGCCTGTCAGCGATGGAACAGAAAGCCATAGAAGTTGCTGCAAACGCGTCTTTGTCTAAATCAATGTCTTACCGTATCCTGGAAAACGGTAAATCACTGAAGGATTTGACAGAAAACCACGGCGTTATTCTAGAAGATACTCCTGCAGACTACTTCACAGAATACATGGCTGCTGCGAAAAAGCTTCTTGAAGCTGCCGCCGCAGACAATGAATTCTTCGCAGAAGTATGGCAGTCACAAAAAGATTTTGCTGACATCGCCGTTCCATTCTGGGCAGGTGCACAAGCGTCTAACGCTGGTTTGGGTAAAGCCCACGCGGACACTTTGAAGTAAACTACTTTGATGATAATAGGTGGGGCCCTTCGGGGCCCTACACACCGTCTTTTTTTGGCAAGAGCATCTGGCTTTTTCCAAAAAAAGAACGCTCCCTTTAGCTAGAGAGAGCACAGAAAGGGAGAGGGTTCATGGCTGACGAGGTTATACCCGACGATTTAGAAATCGCGGATGAGTTGATCGCAGAGCGGCGGAAAGAAAAGCCAGGGGAAACTCCCGAAGATATGACGCCATGGCAACGCCCCATCACGGGATGGATTGATCTGATCAACGACTGGGCCGGAAAAATCTTGTGTCTGTTGATGGTTCCCTTAATCGGTGTTGTTGTCATCGAAGTGTTTTCTCGCAACGCCTTTGGCATTATGGCAAGCAATGGCTGGGACGACACCGCCCGCGCTCTAGGTCTTGGGCCAACCCAGTTTGCCTATGACATCAGCCGAATGATTTCGGGTGTTCTGTTCATGGGCGCTGCAGGGTATGGCCTAATGCGCGGCGTGCACATACGCGCAGATTTCTTGTATCGCAATTGGTCTAACAAAACGCAGGCAACTGTTGATGCCATGCTTTACATGGCGTTTTTCATACCCTCCATGCTCTTTTTCACCATCATCGCCGCCCAGTATTGGGAGGTTGCCTACAGAACTGGCGAGACCGCATTTGACAGCCCTTGGGAGCCACTCCTATGGCCCGCACGCCTTGCTATGCCAGTCGGTGGTTTGTTACTTTTTTTGCAAGGTTTCCCAGAACTTTTCCGGGCCCTGCATAAAATGGGCAAAGAGCGTGAACGCTATTTCGTCAGGGCAATGCCGGCGTATTTTATCGCCTTAATTTGGCTGGTCATGGCAGTGTTCTATCCAGATGCGACGCCAGGGGGTGAATGGTTTACGGATATAATGTCGGCACGCCCGGGTCTTTCCAAACCCACCATAGGGTTCATCATGTTGGCAGCGATGATCTTTGTGATCTTTGTTGGCTTTCCAATTTCGTTCACATTGATCTTCTTGGCCTTTTTCTTCGGCATCTGGGCATCGAACTTCAAACTGACAACACTTTTGATGACCTTGAATACAAACTCAACAATGCTGAACGACCAACTTATGGCGGTTCCTCTTTTCATCTTGATGGGTATTGTCATGGAGGCTGCTGGTCTAATGGAGCGATTATTTGCATCGATCCAGATGATAATGGCCCGCGTGCGCGGCTCACTTTATATCGCCGTATTGATCGTCTCGACAATCTTTGCGGCTGCGACCGGGATTGTGGGGGCATCGGTAACGCTATTGGGTATTATGGCCGGGGCGACCATGAGCCGCTCAGGGTATAATGTTAAACTCGCGGCAGGTACTATTACAGCAGGCGGCACCTTAGGTATTTTGATCCCACCCTCCATTATGTTGATTGTTATGGGTCCCGTTCTAGAGGTGTCCACACTGGATCTGTTCCGTGGGGCGTTCATCCCTGGCGCGCTGCTTGCGACATTGTACCTTGTCTACACTTTGGGACGGTGTTGGTTGAACCCAGACCTTGGACCAATCCTTTCCGAAGAAGATCAGCCGAAAACCTCTGATTTCTATGGTGCGGAAGTTGCCCTTATAGCTTTAGGGGTTCTGACCATTTGCCGTGTCTTTGGCCTTGGTCTTGGTGGGACCTTTGCCGGGGTTATTCCGTTTAGCGGCTTACTTGTTTTGGGCGCTGTTTTGTTAGTTGCATATCGCGCCTATCGCCATCTGATGGTGCTGCGCATTGCGCTTCCTTTGGCAATATTGTTCCATGGTTATATGGTCTTAGCGAATTGGACCGGGGGCTTCCCAACCGTATCAGTCCTACTGTTTGCCTTTATGCTCCTACTCGGGGCCTTATCCTTGCCTATTTATCGAAGCGATGCAGATGGCCGCTTTGAATTCTCGGATATTTGGGATGAGTTTTTTGCCGGTCTCATGCCGCCAACGATTTTGATCTCGTTTGCTCTGGGCTCGATCTTATTGGGCTTTGCAACGCCAGCAGAAGCCGCCGCAATGGGCGCCTTTGGATCTATTCTTTTATCCATCGGGTACCGTAAATTTACCTTTGCCGGTTTCTTTGACAACTTGATTAAAGCTTTGGAAATTACAGTTTTGATCATGTTCCTTGTGGCTGCTTCAAACTTCTTTGGGGCTGAGTTTTCAAACCTTGGAACGCCCAAGATGATGACACAGATGCTTTTGGGGCTGGATATGTCACCCTACCTTATTCTGTTGCTGGTAATGGCGCTGATCTTTGTGCTTGGCTGGCCGCTGGAATGGGTGCCGATCGTGTTGATCGTTTTGCCGATCCTTCTGCCCACAGTCGAGGCTTTGGATATTCACGGCTTGGATCGCTACGACCTTATGGTTTGGTTCGGCATTCTTGTTGCGGTGAACCTGCAAACGGCGTGGCTATCCCCCCCGGTGGCTTTGTCGGCCTACTTCCTCAAAGGCGTTGTGCCAGACTGGGATCTTAAAGATATCTACTTGGGTATGATGCAGTTTATGCTGATCCAACTTATTGGATTGTCATTAATCTTTATCTTCCCACAGATTGTACTTTGGCTGCCAAACCATGTCTTTGGTCCATAGGAAGGTAATATCAGCAAGTCAGCTTTCAGGCGTTGGCTTGCGGTTCCAAAATTATGTGCGCGGAGGAATAGGTTGATTTGCGGTCCAATCAAAGCTGCCCTCGTCGCGCTCTTGGACCGCTTGCTTCCACCCGACTTGATCGACCCGGGCCAAAAAATTCATTCCTTCCGGGGAATGTCGGGTGATGCCATCAAAAACCGTGGCCAAACGTTGGGTTTGGTTTAGCGTTGCTTCCATGGTTTGGTTGATCACCATTTTTTGCATCGCCAGTTGATTGACCGGCACCGTTGCCATCCTTTTGGCCAAAGCTTCGACGGTTTGATCCAGCTCTGCCTCTGGGACAGATTGCAGCACCAACCCCATATCGGCCGCCTCGCGCCCCGTGATCTTATCGCCCGTAAACATCATCCGCTTGGCTTTTTCTGGACCCAGCCGATAAACCCACATCGCAGTGGTCGGACAGCCCCAAACCCGGGTCGGCATATAGCCAATCTTCGCAGTATCGGACATGATGATTAAATCTGCACAGAGCGCGATGTCCGATCCCCCCGCCACGGCAAATCCATGGACTTTACAAATCACCGGCTTCAGCGCGCGAAACATTGACATCCAGTGCTGGGTGTTGGCCCACATGAACTGATAGTCCTGCATTGGATCCCAAGGCATGTCCTGAACCACTTTATTCTGGCTTGCCCCTTCGGCATAATAAGTCAAATCATAGCCGGCACAAAAAGCTTTACCTGCCCCCGATAAGATCATTACATGCACTTCTGGGTCTTGGTCAGCGCGGCTTACCGCCTGCGACAATAGCTGCGGCAGATCATCATCAATGGCGTTCATGACCTCTGGCCGATTCAAAGTAATCCGGGCAATCCGGCCATCTTTTTCATAAAGAACCTTGCTCATAGCGCCCCTCTGCTTTGGGTTAACTTATCATAAGGCTAATCAATCCGCACCCCTTGTCGCTGCAGCTCTGCCTGCAGCGCACCAATATTAATATCGCGCAATGCGCAGCCACTTCGCACCGACAGCGCCGCCGCAATGCCAGCGCCTTGGCCAGCAACAGCGCAACAGGCCATATTTCTGGTCGCAGCGTGTGCCACCCGATCCCCACCGATCGCGCGGCCCGCAACCAATAGATTTTCAACATCCTGGGGGATCATCGCTCGATAGGGAATTTGCATATACCGGCCTGTGGTGGGCAAAATCAAAATGCCGTAACCATCAATAAACTCGGGGTAAATTCCAACGCTATCGTCAAACCGGCCTTGCTGGCGCACGTCTTGTTCCGTCATATTATACAGCGCATCAATTTTGCGACTGTCACGGATGCCGATACTCATGCCGAAATTACGCAGCCGTACGCCTTCGCATCCGGCTGTATAGTGGCGCAGTGCTTCAATCGCCAGCATCGCCTGCCGCCGGCCTTCGATTTCAAACTGGGTCAGGCTGTCGGCATCAGTACCGTCGCATCCAGCCAAATGAATAAGGTTCATATAGGTCATCTCGCCGCTGTCGTGCACCGCGCCCCAGGTGCCGCCAATAGTATTGAGATCAGCGGGGATCAACCCGTCGCGAATGGCCTGCTCAAAAGGTTTGCCCAGAAACGGCGAAAACATATCATCTTCTTTACCGTCAGTTTCAACCTGCCATTCGCCGCTGGACCAGTCTTTGTAGGTCTGCGGGTCGGCGGCAACGCCCTGCATGAATTTCTCTTTGTCTACACCTGCAAGGTGGAACATCACACTGGCGGCCTGAGTTTCCTCGATAGGAGTTTTGATGGTTGGCGCACCCGCGCGGTGGGCAATGTCAGCGTCCCCGGTGGCATCAATCACCCGTTTTGCCAGAATTGCCTCGCGGCCAGATTTGGATTCGACAATAATACCGCGCACCTCAGTGCCTTCCATAATCGGGGCAACAAACTGGCGGTGCAGCATCGGCACCACGCCTGCTTCGCCAACCAGTTTATCTGCAACCAGCTTAAATCCTTCACTGTCCAGCTCATAGCTTAGGGACTGACTTTCCGGCACTGCGGCCCCCATGGCCTTGGCCCGCTCTTCAAATTCGCGGCCGATGCCGTTGGCTTCAACGGTTTGTTCGTGCCGGTACCAAGCAAAGCCTTCTACCCCCACAACCGTAATATTACCGCCGAAACAGCCAAAACGCTCAACTAAGACCACTTTTGCACCGCAGCGCGCCGCGGCCAAAGCCGCAGCCAACCCACCTGGACCCGACCCCACGACGACAACATCGGTTTCCAGAGCCACTGGCGTTTTTCGGGCGGGTTCTAAAATCTCAGCAACCATTGCCTAAATCCTGTTCGATTGTTGTTTTTCTAAGCTGGCCAATGGCTTCATAGCGGCCCCACTCTGGCACAGTTGGCAAAAAAACTGCATACTCTCATCCTGCATCTTTTTTCCCATTGGCCCGCTGGGTCGATTATGTAGCACCGTCACAAAGGTAGAAAAGAAAGTGCTGCCTGCAACCTTTTTCATTAATTGACCCATTGTCAACGTTTTACCGCTCAACGCCTAACCGCGGCATAGCCGGTTTTAAAAACGTGGCGTTACCCACGCTAACCCAAGAGGATCGAGACTGGGCAGAGCATGATTTTTATGGCATAGCCTGAAGCCATAAAGATTTTCCAGAAACTATTTTTAAACGCACAGCACGAGGCTAGGATGCACCCAACCATTAAAACCATGCTTGATGTTGTTGCCAAGGGCGACGAAGACGCAATCAAAGACTTGCTGGCCGAAGATGTGAAATTTAAGCCCCCGACCTATTACAAAACATGGACTGGGCGTGATCCTGTCGCAGCAGTTTTGGGCCATGTGGGACATGTATTTTCAGATTTCAAATATCGCCGGATTATGGGCGAAGGGGTCAATTGGGCCTGTGAATTTCAATGTAAAATTGGCACGCTTGATGCGGTCGGCGTGGATTTGATCACCTTGGACAATACTGGATTGATCGCGTGTTTTGAGGTGGTCATGCGGCCCTATAAGTCGGTTGGTGCCCTGCGGGAGGCAATGAATCAGCGCGTAATGCGCGACGCACGCTTTTTGAGCTACAAAGACGCACTATCCTAACTTTTAGCCCTATGTAGGACCCTCGCCGCAGCCTTAGGCAATGCGACCACAGCCGAACAATCCAGTTCTGGGAATCCATTCGACTTTTCAAGACCAACAGGACTTGTTATAGATTACATAATTATAAATAGGTTATTTATGTCCAAAAAGAACTTCAATATTGTCCTCGTGGCGCAGGCCGGCCGTCTGCAATATGAAGCTGTGCTTTTCGTAGCCTCGCTAAGGGCCAATAGCCCAAAGTTTAAAGGAAAGGTATTTGTGGCCGAGCCGCAACCGGGCCCATGCTGGGAGCGTAACCCAAAGATCAACTCAGACGACTGCCGCAAAGCGTTATTGGATATGGGCGCCGAAATTTACCCCTTTGAAAACAGTCATTTTGGCCAAAGCTACCCCTATGGAAACAAAATTGAATGCCTTGCTGCGCTTCCCGAGGATGACCCTTTTGTTTTTTTTGACAGTGATACTTTAATCACTGGCGAAATCACAGATGTGCCGTTTGACTTTAGCCAACCTTCTGCCTCTTCGCACTGTGAAGGGACTTGGCCAGAAATT
The nucleotide sequence above comes from Rhodobacteraceae bacterium Araon29. Encoded proteins:
- a CDS encoding YjbE family putative metal transport protein (Members of this highly hydrophobic protein family,regularly are found preceded by the yybP-ykoY manganese riboswitch (see RF00080). A metal cation transport function is proposed.); translated protein: MIAEAGDIFSIIVADIVLSGDNALIIGMAAASLPPEMRKKAIFYGMVVAALLRIVFAVIATKLLGIPGLLFVGALLLFWVCWRLFGEIREANRQSDGESSAVEAGETAELDSTGSPRKTMRRAMIYIMVADVSMSIDNVLAVAAIADGNTNMLIFGLALAIALMAFAATLIMKLLARFPIISWLGLAVLVYVAAEMFHRGLTDPEIGVLAFIQAVAPG
- a CDS encoding C4-dicarboxylate ABC transporter substrate-binding protein; protein product: MFDLKKLKTSATALGVAAAMMASTATAETVIRIQSVLSNSSDEVKMLGSFADDVAALTGGSLKIEILPAGAVVGPRDIMDAVDAGLVEGGFAWTHYWGGKHPAANLFGAPIAGAGVGMDALAFLSWFQYGGGKELYDQLWDEMGVNVKGFMLQPVGPEALGWFPEPINSMDDFRKLRFRAPPGMVGAAYNEIGVAAVAMGGGDILPALEKGTIDAAEWCCPKPDSVFGFQKVLKHYYLQGLHQVVVNADLYINGDVYDGLSAMEQKAIEVAANASLSKSMSYRILENGKSLKDLTENHGVILEDTPADYFTEYMAAAKKLLEAAAADNEFFAEVWQSQKDFADIAVPFWAGAQASNAGLGKAHADTLK
- a CDS encoding TRAP transporter large permease subunit — its product is MADEVIPDDLEIADELIAERRKEKPGETPEDMTPWQRPITGWIDLINDWAGKILCLLMVPLIGVVVIEVFSRNAFGIMASNGWDDTARALGLGPTQFAYDISRMISGVLFMGAAGYGLMRGVHIRADFLYRNWSNKTQATVDAMLYMAFFIPSMLFFTIIAAQYWEVAYRTGETAFDSPWEPLLWPARLAMPVGGLLLFLQGFPELFRALHKMGKERERYFVRAMPAYFIALIWLVMAVFYPDATPGGEWFTDIMSARPGLSKPTIGFIMLAAMIFVIFVGFPISFTLIFLAFFFGIWASNFKLTTLLMTLNTNSTMLNDQLMAVPLFILMGIVMEAAGLMERLFASIQMIMARVRGSLYIAVLIVSTIFAAATGIVGASVTLLGIMAGATMSRSGYNVKLAAGTITAGGTLGILIPPSIMLIVMGPVLEVSTLDLFRGAFIPGALLATLYLVYTLGRCWLNPDLGPILSEEDQPKTSDFYGAEVALIALGVLTICRVFGLGLGGTFAGVIPFSGLLVLGAVLLVAYRAYRHLMVLRIALPLAILFHGYMVLANWTGGFPTVSVLLFAFMLLLGALSLPIYRSDADGRFEFSDIWDEFFAGLMPPTILISFALGSILLGFATPAEAAAMGAFGSILLSIGYRKFTFAGFFDNLIKALEITVLIMFLVAASNFFGAEFSNLGTPKMMTQMLLGLDMSPYLILLLVMALIFVLGWPLEWVPIVLIVLPILLPTVEALDIHGLDRYDLMVWFGILVAVNLQTAWLSPPVALSAYFLKGVVPDWDLKDIYLGMMQFMLIQLIGLSLIFIFPQIVLWLPNHVFGP
- a CDS encoding crotonase/enoyl-CoA hydratase family protein — protein: MSKVLYEKDGRIARITLNRPEVMNAIDDDLPQLLSQAVSRADQDPEVHVMILSGAGKAFCAGYDLTYYAEGASQNKVVQDMPWDPMQDYQFMWANTQHWMSMFRALKPVICKVHGFAVAGGSDIALCADLIIMSDTAKIGYMPTRVWGCPTTAMWVYRLGPEKAKRMMFTGDKITGREAADMGLVLQSVPEAELDQTVEALAKRMATVPVNQLAMQKMVINQTMEATLNQTQRLATVFDGITRHSPEGMNFLARVDQVGWKQAVQERDEGSFDWTANQPIPPRT
- a CDS encoding FAD-dependent oxidoreductase, which codes for MVAEILEPARKTPVALETDVVVVGSGPGGLAAALAAARCGAKVVLVERFGCFGGNITVVGVEGFAWYRHEQTVEANGIGREFEERAKAMGAAVPESQSLSYELDSEGFKLVADKLVGEAGVVPMLHRQFVAPIMEGTEVRGIIVESKSGREAILAKRVIDATGDADIAHRAGAPTIKTPIEETQAASVMFHLAGVDKEKFMQGVAADPQTYKDWSSGEWQVETDGKEDDMFSPFLGKPFEQAIRDGLIPADLNTIGGTWGAVHDSGEMTYMNLIHLAGCDGTDADSLTQFEIEGRRQAMLAIEALRHYTAGCEGVRLRNFGMSIGIRDSRKIDALYNMTEQDVRQQGRFDDSVGIYPEFIDGYGILILPTTGRYMQIPYRAMIPQDVENLLVAGRAIGGDRVAHAATRNMACCAVAGQGAGIAAALSVRSGCALRDINIGALQAELQRQGVRID
- a CDS encoding nuclear transport factor 2 family protein — encoded protein: MHPTIKTMLDVVAKGDEDAIKDLLAEDVKFKPPTYYKTWTGRDPVAAVLGHVGHVFSDFKYRRIMGEGVNWACEFQCKIGTLDAVGVDLITLDNTGLIACFEVVMRPYKSVGALREAMNQRVMRDARFLSYKDALS